One stretch of Streptomyces sp. NBC_01142 DNA includes these proteins:
- a CDS encoding DUF6879 family protein has product MPSRVPTFDELIHGCTRSAVHLEMRDSYAVDYEAGPFAAWKNGFRHDPADRASWWRPWLDLMSETVSRGVVVRRARLVSEPVSEYIRYEHSGTFTNVAAGEQVRWLPRRQASDIALPGNDFWLFDEQLVRWNHFAGDGSSMGGEISDDPAAAKLCAHAFEAVWSRAIPHDQYEIH; this is encoded by the coding sequence ATGCCGTCGCGCGTTCCGACATTCGATGAGCTGATCCACGGCTGCACGCGTTCCGCCGTGCACCTGGAGATGCGCGACTCCTACGCCGTCGACTACGAGGCGGGCCCGTTCGCGGCCTGGAAGAACGGCTTCCGACACGATCCAGCCGACCGGGCGTCCTGGTGGCGGCCGTGGCTCGACCTCATGTCCGAGACGGTGTCCCGCGGTGTCGTCGTGCGGCGAGCGCGCCTCGTGTCCGAGCCAGTGAGCGAGTACATCCGCTACGAGCACTCAGGCACCTTCACCAACGTGGCGGCCGGGGAACAGGTGAGGTGGCTGCCCCGGCGCCAGGCATCGGATATTGCCCTCCCGGGCAATGACTTCTGGCTCTTCGACGAACAGCTGGTGCGCTGGAACCACTTCGCGGGTGACGGATCGTCCATGGGCGGGGAGATCAGTGACGACCCGGCCGCCGCGAAGCTGTGTGCCCACGCCTTTGAGGCCGTGTGGTCGCGCGCGATCCCGCACGACCAGTACG
- a CDS encoding GNAT family N-acetyltransferase codes for MAHADLAPIQALHRRCSLGSRALRYHAGKLELSRAGWRVLSDPERGTTLVTTTTQQTDRIIAMTNVMRTDQQGVGELAVLIEDAWQSKGLGTALAAHAADVARRAGHHTLTASVAAVNAPMLHVLESLDAPPARATGPVLDIHIPL; via the coding sequence GTGGCCCACGCTGACCTCGCCCCCATCCAGGCGCTGCACCGCCGTTGCTCGCTGGGCAGCCGTGCGCTGCGCTATCACGCGGGCAAACTCGAGCTGTCCCGGGCCGGATGGCGGGTGCTGTCCGACCCGGAGCGCGGCACCACCTTGGTCACCACCACCACCCAGCAGACGGACCGCATCATCGCCATGACCAACGTCATGCGCACCGATCAGCAAGGGGTCGGCGAACTCGCCGTGCTGATCGAGGACGCATGGCAGTCCAAGGGACTGGGCACCGCGCTGGCCGCGCACGCGGCCGACGTGGCCCGCCGGGCCGGCCACCACACCCTCACCGCGTCGGTCGCCGCGGTCAACGCGCCCATGCTCCACGTCCTGGAGAGCCTGGATGCGCCGCCCGCCCGCGCGACAGGGCCCGTCCTGGACATCCATATCCCGCTGTAG